Within the Thermosynechococcaceae cyanobacterium Okahandja genome, the region AAATCACCGGAATATCAAATTGCTTCAGGTGAAAGGCAATGCCACCGATGTGATCCTCGTGGCCGTGGGTGACAATCATCCCTTTAATTTTTTCGCGGTTTTGCCGCAGGTAGGTCATATCCGGCAGGACAATGTTGACCCCGTGCATCCCGTCGGTGGGGAAGGCTAAGCCCGCATCCAGCAAGATAATTTCATCGTTGAACTCAAATACACAGGTGTTTTTACCAATTTCGTGTAACCCCCCTAAGGGAATAATTTTTAGGGCAGCATTAGTAGTGGATTGACTCATAGGTCTCCTTAAATAAATCAAAGTGAACAGAAAACTCGTTAGCCGGAAATTCTTTTGAGGGTCGTTTGGTGTAGCACTAAATCACTGCTTGAGCAAGCCCAATGCCCCTAAGACGGGCTTGATCTGGTTGAGTACACTCTCGTTGGCTGCCACTAGGGGCAGTCGCGGTTCCCCTACGTTCCATCCTTGCAGTGCCAGTGCTGCTTTGATGGGAATCGGATTCGTCGTCACAAACAAAACCTTAAATAAGGGCAAAAGTTGGCAGTGCAGGGCAGTGGCAGTGGCAGTATCCCCCTGTACATAGGCGTGAATCATTTGCTGTAGCTGGTTTCCCACCAGATGACTGGCCACACTGACTACACCATAACCGCCAACGGCAAGTAAGGGCAAGGTGAGGGAATCATCACCGGAGTAGATGCGAAATGGCTCAGGTAACTGTGCCCGTAGGGTGCTGGCGTAGTCTAGGTTGCCGCTCGCTTCTTTGATGGCCACAATGTTGGGCAGTTCGGCGAGGCGCACTACGGTCTCCGGCAGTAGGTTTTGTCCGGTGCGACCCGGAATGTTGTAGAGCATCAGGGGAAAGTCGGGTACAGCGGTGGCGATCGCCCGGAAATGGGCATACAGTCCCTCTTGGGGCGGTTTGTTGTAGTAGGGCACAACGAGGAGGGCACCGTCTAACCCCAACTCGGCAGCTTTGGTGGTGGCGTGAATGGCTTCGCGGGTCGAATTTGACCCGGTGCCAGCAATGACTTTGGCTTGACCGGCCACCGCTTGCTGCACGGTTTGAAAGAGTTGAAATTCTTCCTCCCACGTGAGGGTGGGCGACTCACCGGTGGTACCACACACCACCAGCGCATCAGAACCGTTGGCCACCAAGTGCCGCGCCAGATCGGCGGCTACATTGTAGGCGATCGCCCCATCGGCCCCAAAGGGGGTAATCATAGCGGTAATGACACGACCAAAATCCATCACTGACGCTCTTCCTTTGCGCCTTGGGACAACTCTTGCGCTAACGCCTGCCGCAATTGCTTAATGGTACGGGAGCGACTGTACAGACGCAGGCGATCGCTCAGGGGTTCTAAGACAATCGTGCCGTAGAACCACGTTTGCCAGAAGGCCGGACGGTAGATTTGCA harbors:
- the dapA gene encoding 4-hydroxy-tetrahydrodipicolinate synthase, with the protein product MDFGRVITAMITPFGADGAIAYNVAADLARHLVANGSDALVVCGTTGESPTLTWEEEFQLFQTVQQAVAGQAKVIAGTGSNSTREAIHATTKAAELGLDGALLVVPYYNKPPQEGLYAHFRAIATAVPDFPLMLYNIPGRTGQNLLPETVVRLAELPNIVAIKEASGNLDYASTLRAQLPEPFRIYSGDDSLTLPLLAVGGYGVVSVASHLVGNQLQQMIHAYVQGDTATATALHCQLLPLFKVLFVTTNPIPIKAALALQGWNVGEPRLPLVAANESVLNQIKPVLGALGLLKQ